From a single Notolabrus celidotus isolate fNotCel1 chromosome 7, fNotCel1.pri, whole genome shotgun sequence genomic region:
- the LOC117815436 gene encoding transmembrane protease serine 6-like, translated as MCVAQFQCPEDSQCVDYYKVCDQHPDCPEATDEMNCTDAVQCTDMTYVCADGTCLKKPNPECDFVTDCPDASDEKQCDCGLRQFSSRIVGGTNASEGEWPWQVSLQVRGTHICGGTLISRQWVVSAAHCFDDDRLFSPSMWTVYLGKLLLNRSSPTEEVARVQRILLHQYYDDESHDYDLALLKLDRLVVHARPACLPPPTHQLEPDLLCWVTGWGSLREGGRASNVLQKVDVRLVSEEACVRSYGQLVTPRMLCAGYRTGEKDACQGDSGGPLVCQEPSGRWFLAGVVSWGRGCGRPDYYGVYTRITRLTDWIKVVISSP; from the exons A tgtgtgtggcaCAGTTCCAGTGTCCAGAGGACAGCCAGTGTGTGGATTACTACAAGGTGTGCGACCAACACCCGGACTGCCCTGAAGCAACGGACGAGATGAACTGTACAGATG ctgTGCAGTGCACAGATATGACCTATGTGTGTGCCGATGGAACATGTCTGAAGAAACCAAACCCAGAGTGCGACTTTGTCACTGACTGCCCCGACGCATCAGATGAGAAACAGTGTG ACTGCGGCCTGAGGCAGTTCTCCAGCCGTATCGTCGGGGGTACAAACGCCTCAGAAGGGGAGTGGCCGTGGCAGGTCAGCCTGCAGGTGCGAGGTACCCACATCTGCGGGGGCACGCTGATCTCCAGACAGTGGGTGGTGTCTGCTGCTCACTGTTTTGATGACGACCG TCTGTTCTCCCCTTCAATGTGGACGGTGTACCTGGGTAAACTCCTCCTGAACCGCAGCAGCCCCACTGAGGAGGTGGCTCGAGTTCAGAGGATCCTCCTCCACCAATACTACGATGACGAGTCCCACGACTACGACCTGGCCCTGCTGAAGCTCGACAGGCTGGTGGTACATGCTCGACCCGCCTGCCTGCCTCCGCCCACGCACCAGCTGGAGCCTGACCTGCTCTGCTGGGTGACTGGCTGGGGGTCCCTCCGTGAGGGAG GCCGTGCCAGTAATGTGCTTCAGAAGGTGGATGTTCGCCTGGTCAGCGAGGAAGCTTGTGTACGCTCCTATGGCCAGCTTGTTactcccagaatgctttgcGCCGGTTATCGCACTGGGGAGAAAGACGCCTGTCAG GGAGACTCTGGAGGTCCCTTAGTTTGCCAGGAGCCGTCAGGTCGTTGGTTCCTGGCAGGTGTGGTGAGCTGGGGCAGAGGCTGCGGGCGTCCGGACTACTATGGTGTCTACACCCGCATCACCAGGCTCACCGACTGGATCAAGGTGGTCATCAGCAGCCCCTGA